The Pelmatolapia mariae isolate MD_Pm_ZW linkage group LG10_11, Pm_UMD_F_2, whole genome shotgun sequence genome includes a region encoding these proteins:
- the LOC134637403 gene encoding LIM/homeobox protein Lhx1-like gives MLQCASCEKPILDRFLLKVLDRPWHIKCVQCCDCKCSLTEKCFSREGKLYCKNDFFRKFGTKCAGCAQGILPSDLVRRAKSKVFHLNCFTCVMCNKQLSTGEELYILDEFKFVCKEDYENNSGKDTILLSVTTCSDPSLSPDSQDPQDDGKESENGHLSDKDTCSNENDEQSAVGKRRGPRTTIKAKQLETLKAAFAATPKPTRHIREQLSRETGLNMRVIQVWFQNRRSKERRMKQLSALSARRHVFFRNPRRMRGLGERVEPGELGHFSYYGEYPGEYYGSGGNYEYFQGPPLSQAQTPADLGFVPSTVPAGTPLGAMDHHHPGHHCPGEVQCFSDTLSHHPVDSPSPEPNGPSSIHSISSEMCGPSTPFTTVSLSDNGYTNQLSQPSSEMSEGTVW, from the exons ATGCTTCAGTGTGCCAGCTGTGAAAAACCTATTCTCGATAGGTTCTTGCTCAAAGTTTTGGACAGACCGTGGCACATCAAATGCGTCCAGTGCTGCGACTGCAAATGTAGTTTGACAGAGAAGTGTTTTTCTCGAGAAGGGAAACTGTATTGCAAGAATGATTTCTTTAG GAAATTTGGAACCAAGTGCGCTGGATGCGCGCAGGGGATTTTACCCAGTGATCTAGTCCGCAGAGCCAAGAGCAAAGTGTTTCACCTGAACTGTTTCACCTGTGTGATGTGTAACAAACAGCTGTCCACCGGAGAGGAACTGTATATTCTGGACGAATTCAAGTTCGTTTGCAAAGAGGACTATGAAAACAACTCTGGGAAAGACACAATCCTCCTTTCAG TGACAACGTGCAGCGACCCAAGTCTGTCTCCGGACTCTCAGGACCCGCAGGACGATGGGAAGGAGTCAGAAAACGGGCATTTATCGGATAAAGACACGTGCAGCAACGAGAACGACGAGCAGAGCGCCGTCGGAAAACGACGCGGGCCTCGGACCACTATAAAAGCCAAGCAGCTGGAGACCCTGAAAGCGGCTTTCGCGGCCACACCGAAGCCCACCAGGCACATCAGAGAGCAGCTGTCACGGGAGACGGGTCTCAACATGAGAGTCATCCAg GTTTGGTTCCAAAATCGGAGGTCTAAAGAGAGACGTATGAAACAGCTGAGCGCTCTAAGCGCTCGGAGACACGTGTTTTTCCGCAACCCGAGAAGAATGAGAGGCCTGGGAGAGAGAGTGGAACCAGGAGAGCTTGGACACTTTTCTTATTATGGAG AATATCCTGGTGAATACTATGGCTCAGGAGGGAATTATGAGTACTTTCAAGGCCCACCATTATCGCAAGCACAGACTCCAGCAGACCTGGGCTTTGTGCCCTCCACAGTCCCGGCTGGCACCCCGCTAGGAGCCATGGACCACCATCATCCTGGGCACCACTGTCCCGGAGAGGTTCAGTGTTTCTCTGATACATTATCTCATCATCCTGTGGACTCACCCAGTCCGGAGCCCAATGGACCAAGTTCAATTCACAGCATCTCCAGTGAAATGTGTGGCCCCAGCACGCCCTTCACCACTGTTTCTCTCAGTGACAACGGATACACCAACCAGCTGTCACAGCCCTCTTCAGAAATGAGTGAAGGCACTGTTTGGTAA